GACTCATTTATTTTAAGCAGGGAAAATTGGATGCCGCCATAGAAAATTTGGAGCAGGCAAATCACTACCTACCCGATACACCTGAGATCCTCTTGCATCTCGCTGATGCATACCTTGAAAAAGGCTTGAAAGAGAAGGCGTTGCAGACTTTGGAGCACGCCGTGCAGATTGAACCGGACAACGTCGAACTTCGTCAGAAACTTAACACCATCAAATCCAGCAGATAGTTTATGGAAACTGTTAGCGAATTGGCTTTCGGCTTTCAGCAGCCAGCAAAGAAAAGAGGGTGTTCTGTATCTGTAACGCTTGCGTCTTTGCTGAAGGCTAATGGCTATTCCCAATGAAAAATATAACGGTGCTTTTCATCCTTATGCTGCTGCTTTTAGGGTCGCCGGGTCAAAGTTCGGCATTCCGCTGTGGAACACCACAATTGGCAGACACAAACATGCCTTTTCGTCCGTTCTCAGCAACGGACGCGGATCCTGGGGCAAATACGATGCCACCGCATTTGCCGAGCAACCTAACTGCACCTGTGCTGCCAGCTGCACCCGCACTGCCAATCGGTACAGAACGGACCTTCTTTGTTCCTGACTTTAGGAGTCTGCAACAATATACCGTCTCTGCGGCTCTACGGGGTATCGGCAATTTCTGTTATATTTTTGTTGAGGAGGCCGAGTGGAACACACGAGTTACTCCGGAAACAGTGGCATCAATAGTGCGTGCTTTTGATGTCGCTACACCAGCGAATCCCCAGCAAGGAATTTATCCTACGTTAACGGGGTTCTTCGGAGTACCGCCGGATATTGATGAAAACGGTAGGATTATTTTACTGCTACTTAATATTCGAGATGCGAATCATGCCAATCAGTACACGGCAGGCTTTTTCAATCCGGTAGACCAAAGTCGTGGTGTACTTAGGGCCCCTGGGTTTCGTGGGTTCCCAATTCGTAGTAACGAAGCGGATATATTGTATATTGACACACAACCGCTCAACCCAAATAGTGAAGTCGCGCATAACGTCATTGCACACGAGTTCCTACATCTCATCCATTGGCGGCACGATCCACACGAAGCAACTTGGGTGGATGAGGGGTGCGCGGGATATGCATCATTTCTCTGTGGCTATTCTGTGCTGGAGCATGTAGATGCATTTGAAAAAACGCCTTCTGTTTCGCTGATAGCGTGGCCTGAAACGGATGCAGACGCGCTCCCCCACTATGGTGCCGCTTTCCTATGGATGCTCTACCTCCATGAACAGCACGGCGGTACAGAAACACTGACTGAAATTGTCCGGAATCGTGGTACATCGCTCACAGGTGTTGCAGATGCGCTCGCCTTGAGGGGGATTACACAGAAAGTCTCTGATATCTTTATTCAATGGAAGCTGGCAAACTATCTATCTGATTATCATGCTGTTAGACTTTCTCTTTCACCGCGTCGCTGGCACACTTCCTATCCAAGTGGCGCGCAGGAAGGAAAACTCAGTAACTTTTCAGCAGATTATATCGGATTTGAGGATGCTGGCGGGTTAACGCTCGGTTTTTCAAGTAATTCCGGGGGAACCGGCAGTACTGCTCATGCAATTGAATTTCATAACACTGGTGATGTCCATGTGCGCGAGATAAAGTTGTCCGCTGGTAACTCTGGTTCTGTTGTGTTACCGAATAGTGTTACAGAGGCACTCTTGGTACCGAGTTTACAAACAGAAACGATCAAGACGGGTAGGGACTGGGTTACCCAACCCCTACATTATCAATATAGTGCAGCGCGGG
The sequence above is drawn from the Candidatus Poribacteria bacterium genome and encodes:
- a CDS encoding tetratricopeptide repeat protein, whose product is LIYFKQGKLDAAIENLEQANHYLPDTPEILLHLADAYLEKGLKEKALQTLEHAVQIEPDNVELRQKLNTIKSSR